A single window of Actinoallomurus bryophytorum DNA harbors:
- a CDS encoding NAD(P)-dependent oxidoreductase, whose translation MSGTPWRLLALLPLGEDMIRGVFGGLDAEVSMPAERDASGLHAALAEADLVIGDYTGALAIDAAAVAAAPDLAFVQMPSVGVDSCDLDALTAAGVPLANAAGANARSVAEWALAATLDLSRSITWADRRMRAGEWPQMETAAHGSDELGGRRVGVLGMGAIGTEVMRLFDAIGCRTAYWSRRRHPHGVFKELDELLTTSDVVVVCLPRTPETIGLLDTGRLALMPARSLLVSVARGGIAPDEAVLAALESGKLAGAALDVYEREPLPVDHPLRNHDDVLLSPHTAGATRQAQLNIITTVLDNVRAAIEGRPVRNVVNGIDPVVRHR comes from the coding sequence CCGCCGAACGGGATGCGAGCGGACTGCACGCGGCGCTCGCCGAGGCGGACCTGGTCATCGGCGACTACACCGGCGCGCTCGCGATCGACGCGGCGGCCGTGGCCGCGGCGCCGGACCTGGCGTTCGTGCAGATGCCCTCGGTGGGGGTGGACTCCTGCGATCTCGACGCGCTCACCGCCGCGGGTGTGCCGCTGGCCAACGCGGCCGGCGCCAACGCGCGGTCGGTGGCCGAGTGGGCGCTGGCGGCGACGCTCGACCTGTCCCGGAGCATCACGTGGGCGGACCGGCGGATGCGCGCGGGCGAGTGGCCGCAGATGGAGACGGCCGCGCACGGCTCGGACGAGCTGGGCGGCCGCCGGGTGGGCGTCCTCGGCATGGGCGCGATCGGCACGGAGGTCATGCGGCTGTTCGACGCGATCGGCTGCCGGACGGCGTACTGGTCGAGGCGGCGCCACCCACACGGGGTGTTCAAGGAGCTCGACGAGCTGCTCACCACGTCCGACGTGGTCGTCGTCTGCCTGCCGCGCACCCCGGAGACCATCGGTCTGCTGGACACCGGGCGGCTCGCGCTCATGCCGGCCCGCTCACTGCTGGTGAGCGTCGCACGCGGCGGGATCGCACCCGACGAGGCCGTGCTCGCCGCGCTGGAGAGCGGAAAACTGGCCGGCGCGGCGCTCGACGTGTACGAACGTGAGCCGCTGCCCGTCGACCACCCGCTGCGGAACCACGACGACGTCCTGCTGTCACCGCACACCGCGGGCGCCACGCGGCAGGCACAGCTCAACATCATCACGACGGTCCTGGACAACGTGAGGGCGGCCATCGAGGGGCGGCCGGTGCGCAACGTGGTCAACGGGATCGATCCGGTGGTCCGGCACCGGTAG
- a CDS encoding potassium/proton antiporter yields the protein MKLDLWLLLGSAVIITAIVAVRLAHRSGLPSLLLYLALGLILGESGFGIQFDDPLVAETLGLAALVLILAEGGITTRWSEVRAGVPAAISLSIVGSAVSIATVAVAAHWLIGADWRIAALLGAVLAPTDAAAVFSVLRRLPLPPRLSGALEAESGFNDAPVIILVLALTEEHSPTVLGMAGELVAELAIGAVAGLLIGWLGAFALRRLALPASGLYPIAVLALVLGSYGAASMLHGSGFLATYISALVLGNSPLPHRPATRGFAEGLAWLAQIGLFIMLGLLASPSELPAQIAPAVVCGLVLVFVARPLSVLLSLPFFGFSWREKGLLSWAGLRGAVPIVLTTVAMTAGLHNADELFAQVFIIVVVFTLLQGPTLPWVARALKLTIAGGSRDIDVEAAPLEELHAELLDIQIPPDSRLDGVEIFELRLPQGAAIMLVVRDGKSFVPGPSTRLQARDKLLVVTTSDVRGVTERRLRAVSRRGKLAGWYGERGD from the coding sequence GTGAAGCTCGACCTCTGGCTGCTGCTCGGCTCGGCCGTGATCATCACCGCCATCGTGGCGGTGCGCCTGGCGCATCGCAGTGGGCTGCCCAGCCTGCTCCTCTACCTGGCGCTGGGGCTGATCCTCGGCGAGTCCGGGTTCGGCATCCAGTTCGATGACCCCCTGGTCGCGGAGACCCTGGGGCTGGCCGCGCTGGTCCTCATCCTGGCCGAGGGCGGCATCACGACCCGCTGGTCCGAGGTACGCGCGGGCGTGCCGGCCGCGATCTCGCTGTCCATCGTCGGCAGCGCGGTCAGCATCGCGACCGTCGCCGTCGCCGCGCACTGGCTGATCGGCGCCGACTGGCGCATCGCCGCGCTGCTGGGCGCGGTGCTGGCGCCGACGGACGCCGCGGCCGTCTTCTCGGTGCTGCGGCGGCTCCCGCTGCCACCGCGGCTGTCGGGTGCTCTGGAGGCCGAGTCGGGGTTCAACGACGCCCCGGTGATCATCCTGGTGCTCGCGCTGACGGAGGAGCACTCCCCCACCGTGCTCGGCATGGCAGGCGAGCTCGTGGCCGAGCTCGCCATCGGCGCCGTTGCCGGGCTGCTCATCGGGTGGCTCGGCGCGTTCGCGCTTCGCCGCCTGGCGCTGCCGGCGTCGGGTTTGTACCCGATCGCGGTGCTGGCCCTCGTGCTCGGCTCCTACGGCGCGGCCTCGATGCTGCACGGCAGCGGGTTCCTCGCGACGTACATCTCCGCGCTCGTGCTGGGCAACAGCCCGCTGCCGCACCGCCCGGCCACGCGCGGCTTCGCCGAGGGACTGGCCTGGCTCGCCCAGATCGGGCTGTTCATCATGCTCGGCCTGCTGGCCTCGCCCTCCGAGCTCCCGGCGCAGATCGCGCCGGCGGTGGTGTGCGGGCTGGTGCTGGTGTTCGTGGCCAGACCGCTGTCGGTACTGCTCTCCCTGCCGTTCTTCGGCTTCTCGTGGCGCGAGAAGGGCCTCCTGTCGTGGGCAGGCCTGCGCGGGGCGGTGCCGATCGTTCTCACCACGGTGGCGATGACGGCGGGCCTGCACAACGCGGACGAGCTGTTCGCGCAGGTGTTCATCATCGTGGTCGTGTTCACCCTGCTGCAGGGGCCGACGCTCCCCTGGGTCGCACGGGCACTGAAGCTGACGATCGCCGGGGGCAGCCGCGACATCGACGTCGAGGCCGCGCCACTGGAGGAACTGCACGCGGAGCTTCTGGACATCCAGATCCCTCCCGACTCACGGCTCGACGGGGTGGAGATCTTCGAACTGCGGCTGCCGCAGGGAGCGGCGATCATGCTGGTGGTCAGGGACGGTAAGAGCTTCGTGCCGGGTCCCAGCACGCGATTGCAGGCCCGGGACAAACTGCTGGTCGTGACCACGAGCGACGTACGTGGCGTGACCGAACGCCGGTTGCGCGCGGTGAGCAGGCGCGGCAAGCTGGCCGGTTGGTACGGCGAGCGCGGGGACTGA